Below is a genomic region from Parageobacillus toebii NBRC 107807.
GAAAAATCCTATTGCCGGCGATATTGACAAGCTGCCAGAAGCTGTTGCACGGCAGTTGATAAATCGTGTCGAAAGTCGTACGAGAGCGGAGATAGCTATAGTCGATAATCGACGTTTTTACATTGACACAATGCGACCAAACGAACATTTGATCATTTGCGGCGCAGGTCACGACGCCGTACCAGTGGCGGATCTCGCTGTTAAATGCGGATTCCGTGTAACTGTGCTCGATCCACGCAAAGAATTTAATGGAGCCAAACGCTTTCCAATGGCCAACCACCTAGTCGCTGAACCCGACCAAGTTGATCCAGCACAACTGGAGGGGAACTGGTGGCTGATCATGAACCACTTGCAAATGCGGGACGAAGCCGCGTTGCGTCTGGCACTTCAGGCAAAACCAAAATTTATAGGTATACTTGGTCCTTTGGCGCGTACTCGGGAGATGTTTCAGAATATCGGCGCTGACATGAACAGTGCACCGATTCATGCACCAGTTGGATTGGATGTGGGGGCAGAAACGATCGAAGAAGTGGCTGTTTCCATCGTGTCCGAATTACTCGCAGTGCGAGCCGCCCGTCCGGGACAGCCATTGCACGGTAGAGAAAAAATTCACGTTTGACGGCTGGGGCGCCTCTACTTGCAGCGCCCCACCAATAATGCCTTCTTCTAAGTTGTTACATCTTGAATATCGGCGAACATGTCAATATAAATAATGGCATCGACAAATCTTTCAAGATCTCAAGTGAAGGTGGCAGA
It encodes:
- a CDS encoding XdhC family protein — encoded protein: MSRIDEARNVFAHIEQAWSKGERAALLTITQVQGSAYRLPGSKMMMTEKGNMFGTLSGGCLESDLYGWAEKAIEEGEPRLVNYDLSENEIWSLGIGCKGTMEVAIFPIHSEDPFWRSVREAIAQDRAISLAIELPTGIRVVFDEKNPIAGDIDKLPEAVARQLINRVESRTRAEIAIVDNRRFYIDTMRPNEHLIICGAGHDAVPVADLAVKCGFRVTVLDPRKEFNGAKRFPMANHLVAEPDQVDPAQLEGNWWLIMNHLQMRDEAALRLALQAKPKFIGILGPLARTREMFQNIGADMNSAPIHAPVGLDVGAETIEEVAVSIVSELLAVRAARPGQPLHGREKIHV